From Acanthopagrus latus isolate v.2019 chromosome 22, fAcaLat1.1, whole genome shotgun sequence, the proteins below share one genomic window:
- the LOC119012260 gene encoding cAMP-specific 3',5'-cyclic phosphodiesterase 7B-like — MSCLMVERCGAVAFKRSEQNAIQVRMLADGRLNTGHAGVLLVERRGSYPLIDLRILKTSAQQGEVESGTRRKVRRLLSFQRYCHASRLLRGLVPHTPGSLHLLDDDYLGQAAHMLSKVGTWNFDIFLFDRLTNGNSLVTLMCHLFNVYGLIHHFQLDMVKLHRFLGMVQEDYHSQNPYHNAVHAADVTQAMYCYLKEPKLAEQLSPLDVFLGLMAAAAHDVDHPGVNQPFLIKTRHHLASLYQNTSVLESHHWRSTVGMLRESGLLSHLPADISQDMEQQLGSLILATDISRQNEFLLTFREHLDNQDLDLQLASHRHFILQIALKCADVCNPCRVWELSRQWSERVCEEFYRQGDLERKFDLEISPLCNQQADSVPAIQIGFISYIVEPLFEEWHRFTEPSPLSQTMMGHLHKNKAHWSRLRYAHTPSDTETHSHADEPEPEGGGGEEEGEDIP, encoded by the exons ATGTCCTGTTTAATGGTCGAG AGGTGTGGAGCAGTCGCATTTAAAAGGTCGGAGCAGAATGCCATACAAGTTCGCATGCTGG CCGATGGCAGACTGAACACTGGTCATGCTGGTGTGTTGCTGGTTGAGAGACGAGGCTCCTACCCGCTGATTGACCTGCGAATCCTCAAAA CCAGTGCCCAGCAGGGGGAGGTAGAGTCTGGCACAAGGAGAAAGGTGAGGCGTCTGCTGAGTTTTCAGAGATACTGCCACGCCTCCAGGCTGCTCAGGGGGTTGGTGCCCCACACCCCGGGGTCACTGCACCTACTGGACGACGACTACTTGGGACAAGCTGCG CACATGCTATCAAAAGTAGGCACCTGGaactttgacattttcctcTTCGATCGTCTTACTAATG GTAACAGCCTGGTGACTCTGATGTGCCATCTCTTCAATGTCTACGGTCTCATTCACCACTTCCAGCTGGACATGGTCAAACTGCACAGGTTTCTCG GCATGGTGCAAGAAGACTACCACTCCCAGAATCCCTATCACAATGCTGTTCACGCTGCGGATGTCACTCAAGCCATGTACTGCTATCTGAAGGAGCCCAAG CTGGCAGAGCAGCTGAGTCCTCTGGACGTGTTCCTGGGTCTGATGGCAGCAGCCGCCCACGATGTGGACCATCCTGGGGTCAATCAGCCCTTCCTCATCAAGACCAGACACCACCTGGCATCCCTCTACCAG AACACGTCTGTGCTGGAGAGCCACCACTGGAGATCCACTGTGGGCATGCTGCGAGAGTCAGGGCTGCTGTCCCACCTGCCTGCGGACATTTC GCAGGACATGGAACAGCAGCTGGGCTCTCTCATCCTGGCTACAGACATCAGCAGGCAGAATGAGTTCCTGTTGACATTCAGAGAACATCTGGACAACCAGGACTTGGACCTCCAGCTGGCTTCACACAGGCACTTTATACTGCAG ATTGCTCTGAAGTGTGCAGACGTCTGTAATCCGTGTCGGGTTTGGGAGCTGAGCCGACAGTGGAGTGAGAGGGTGTGTGAGGAATTCTACAGGCAGG GTGACCTGGAGAGGAAGTTTGACTTGGAGATTAGTCCTCTGTGTAACCAGCAGGCTGACTCTGTCCCAGCCATTCAGATAG GATTTATCTCCTACATCGTGGAGCCTCTGTTTGAGGAGTGGCACCGCTTCACCGAGCCCAGCCCACTCAGCCAGACCATGATGGGCCACCTGCACAAGAACAAGGCCCACTGGAGCCGCCTGcgatacgcacacacaccttcagacACAGAGACGCACTCCCACGCTGACGAGCCTGAGCCcgaaggaggtggaggagaagaagagggggaagaCATCCCGTAA